In Candidatus Vicinibacter proximus, the genomic stretch AAAGATCAAGTAGAATTAGAATCGGGTCGTGAAATTCTAAAAAACAAACAATTAGAACGATTTACTAAAATTAACCTAGCTTCTAATTTTGATATTTCCATTTTCAAAGGACCTGAATCTATTATTCTGGAAGGGGATTCAATTTTAATAGAAAATTTAACGATGGAAATAAAAGATTCTGTTTTAACCCTAAACTTAAATGGTGAGATTAAAAATTATAGTTCATCAGGTCTAAAAATAAAAATATATTGTAACCAGTTGAACGAAATCACTCTTCTAGGTTCTGGAGATGTAACTATGCAGGACACCTTCAAAAGCTCTCATGCAGAATTAACACTGACTGGCAGCGGGAGTATAGTCGGTAAATTTTCGTCAGAAATTCTTGATGTTTCCTTATTGGGTTCTGGTGAAATTAGAAATGTTGGAAATTCAAATCACACCTCAGCGACTTTGTCTGGTAGTGGGGACATTGACTTATCTAAAACAATTGCACAAAGCTGTACTTCAAATCTCTTGGGGTCCGGTAATATTGAGATAAATTGCTCAAAAACCCTTGACATTGACCTGACTGGAAATGGTGAGATTAATTATAAAGGAACTCCAAAGTTAAACATTAAGAAATTAGGAAATGGAGAAGTTCATGCCATGGATTAAATTAAGAATCTGTTAGTTTCCTGTTTTGGAGTAATTATTTAAGATATCATTAATCCTTTGTCTTTTAGAAGACAAAGGATTATCCTATTTTTGCAAAAAAAATAAATGCCCATCCAACATACAGATCAAATAGACCTTATTAAACAAAGTGCTCAAGACTTTGCAGAGCAATACATCAGACCCTACGTAATGGAATGGGATGAAGCCCAACATTTTCCCATCGAAACAATGAAAAACCTTGGCAAACAAGGGTTTTTAGGCGTTTTGGTACCAGAAAAATATGGTGGAGTTGGTTTAGGGTATCAGGCATATATCACTGTAATCGAAGAAATCACTAAAGTTTGTAGCTCCATAGGCTTATCGGTAGCAGCACATAATTCTTTGTGCACCGGCCATATTTTAGCTTTTGGCAATGAAGATCAGAAAACAAAATATCTCCCTAAATTGGCAACGGGAGAATGGATTGGTGCTTGGGGCTTGACCGAAGCAAATACTGGGTCAGATGCCATCAGAATGCAATGTGTTGCTAAAAAGGATGGAGATTATTGGATCCTAAACGGTACAAAGAACTGGATTACACATGGCATTAGCGGGGATGTAGCAGTGGTGATCGCAAGAAGTGGTGAACTTCTGGACAGTAATGGAATGACTGCCTTTATTGTAGAACGAGGAGTTCCAGGATTTTACGGTGGAAAAAAAGAGAATAAACTCGGGATGCGTGCTTCAGAGACTGCCGAGATGATTTTTGATAATTGCCGAATCCATGAATCACAAGTTCTTGGTAAAGTCGGAGATGGATTTAAACAAGCAATGAAAGTGTTGGATGGAGGCCGGATATCAATTGCTGCTTTGGCCCTTGGAATAGCAAAGGGAAGTTATGAGGCCGCAGTCAAATATTCAAAAGAGAGACAGCAATTTGGTCAACCTATCTCTCAATTTCAGGGAATAGGATTTAAATTGGCCGATATATGTGTTCGAATTGAAGCAGCAGAGCTTTTAACTCGTCAAGCAGGTAAAATGAAAGATGAAGGAAGGCCAATGTCTAAGGAATCAGCAATGGCCAAGTACTATGCCTCTGAAGTGTGTGTACACGCCGCAACAGAAGCAATTCAGATTTTTGGAGGATATGGTTACACAAAAGATTTTCCGGTGGAAAAATTCTTTAGAGATTCTAAACTTTGCACAATTGGTGAGGGCACCTCTGAAATTCAAAAATTAGTAATCTCAAGAGCAATACTAAAGGAATAATATTCATTAAATATACATGCTCGATTTCAAATTGGACTAGTTTAAAATAATATAAATTTCTAAGTTGTTTAATAAAGAAAAAATAAAGCTGGTTCTTCTATACCTGATCGCCAATTTAATTCTGGCACAGATAGGTTTTAATGTTTTTAGCCTATCATGTTATTGTAAAAAGGAAGTAAGCTTTTCCATTCTTCCTAAAAAGGATGATTGTCATGGTTCGAACAATGAAGATAAAGGCTGTTGCTCTGTAAAAAAATGTGCCGCTAAGCCACACAAAAACGAACAGCCTTGTGGTAAAAACAAAACCGAGTATAAAACTGCTCATATTCTAGCCAGCAACAAATCTCAAAAAGGTCAGGATAAAATATTTTTTATAACACTACCCCAAGTTCTAACATTAATCACATTTTTACACTATCCAATTCAATACTGGCCAATTCCTCCTGTCAAATATTTTGTTTCCGGAAACCAAAGAAGACTCCTCATGTCTTCTTTGACGTGTTAGCTCTAGTTTTATTTTATTGTATTTTATGCGCATTTAAGGCATTCTGTAAATGCTTGCATTAATATTATTTAATTAAACTTATACTCATGTTTATAAAATCTATTTGCTTCATAAGCTTATACTTATTAATCTATCAAACACACGCACAAATCCTGAGTGGCTCCGTAAAGAACCAAAAAAATGAAGGCATTGAGGGTGCCATAATTTATTTTTTAAATTCAGAAAACGGAACTCAATCTGATCATGAAGGAAAATTTGTTTTGGCACGGAATCCAAATCAAGATACCATTTTGGTAAGTTACCTTGGTTTTGCAACGGACACCATTGTTTTAAATAAAGGGCAATTAAATTTAAATCTAATACTAAAAGAAGGGGTGCAACTTGATGAGATTTCAATTAATTCGAGTCGACCATCTCACAGTTTCTCTCTCCTTAACCCTTTAAATGTGGAGACCCTCAGTTCCAAAGAATTTAGAAAAGCTGCCTGTTGTAGTCTTGCAGAAAGTTTTCAAACAAGCAATGCTATTGACCTTTCCTACAATAATGCAGTAGTGAGTAATAGAGAAATTCAATTTCTTGGTCTCCGAGGTGCATATACTCAACAATTAATAGAAAATCGTCCAGTTTTTACTGGCATTCTAAATACTTTTGGATTTGATATGATTCCTGGCACTTGGCTAAGTGAGGTAAATATATTAAAAGGTGCAGGAAGTGCAATTTATGGGGCCCAAAGTATAACCGGAGCCATCAATACCAAATTAGTTGATCCTGAAAGTGATGTCCCGTATTACCTGAATTTATATGGTGACTATCATGGTAGAATGGAGGGCAATTTGCACATAAATAGAAAATTTAGTTCGCAAATGCAATCTGGTATATATATGCATGCGTCCAGACACAGTGGTTTTAGAGATCATAATAAAGATGGATTTTATGATGATGCCAGGGCCACCCGACTAAATGCCATGATTAGGAATCACTATGCTTCAAAAAACTGGGAAGGCCAGCTGACTTTGCAGGCACTTAGGGACACAAGAAATGGTGGTCAGAAAATTACTGAAAATCCTTACCTATCCTCACAAACCATAAATCACATAAACCTTTCCAGTAAAATTGGATACTTGGGTTTTACAAACCCAAATAAATCCATTGGATCCATTTGGGATTTTTCATATTCCAAATTGGATGGGAGCTATGGAAAAAAATTTGGTTTAAATGCTTTTGAATACCATGGTTTAGGACAAATCATATTTTCCTGGAATTCTACCAGTACGCATCATAAATTTGATTTTGGCCCTGTAGCTAATATAAATTATGCCAGGGAAAATCTAATCAGTTTATCTGATACAAATAAAGTTCTTTACAATCAGTTAACTGGAGGCGTATTTTTGGATTATCAGCTAAAACTGGGTCATGTTGGCGAGTGTGAACTTGATCGGCTTGTGCTCACATTTAGCCAAAGAATGGAGCGTATTGAGCCTAAAAAAATGTTTTGGTCACCAAGAGTAAGTGCCCGAATAAATATCTCAGAGGTGGTAACACTTAGAGCTTCTATTGGAAGAGGTTACCGCTTCTATCGACTTTATTCAGATCAAATTAATTTATTTTCCAGTAATAAATCATGGAATATAATCAATACTCCAAAGTATGAATCTTCATGGAATACAGGAGCCAACTTAGTTGCCAAACCAACCCTTTTCAATAAAGAATTGGAAATAAATTTTGATGCCTATCTGACCTGGTTTGATCAGCAATTGATTATTGATTTAGAACAAAACCTTCCGGAAAATCCAATAGTCACCATTTTTTCTTTAAATGGAAAATCAAGAACCGGAATTTTAGGTGCTACTATTTCCTATCCAATTATTGACCAATTCACCCTTAAAGTTGGATCAAGACTTCAATCTAACAAGGTCCAGTTTACTAAGGATTACAAAGATCAGATTTTTATTCCAAAATGGCGGGGGATGGCATCTCTTGACTGGGAATCAGGTCAAAAGAAATGGCTTTGGAATTTTACAACGCAAGTTGTTGGCCCAATGCGTTTCCCAGATAAAATTAATTATCCTCATGAGTTAAGCCACAATCGTGAAGGCTGGAGCAAACCATATTTACTGGCTCAGACTCAGCTAAATTATAAGATTAAGAAAATTGATTTTTATATAGGATGTGATAATTTAACAAATTTCACACAGCACGATGCAATTATTGCGGCTGATTCTCCACACAGCAACTACTTTAATGCGGTGGAAGTCTTTGCTCCAATAAATGGTATTAAACCATACATCGGCTTTAAATGGTCCTTCTTGCGTAATTTATAAACACCCAAAACATTTCAAAAAAAATAGCCCGAACAATAAACTTGTACGGGCTATTTTCTTGTCAAAAATGATTATCCCTTGTTAACTTCCTCAAACTCGACATCCGTAACTGGTTCAGTCGATCCAGTATTGTTTTGTGCTCCTGCGTCATTGGTTTGACCCTCTGCTTGTGTAGCACTATACATATCCTGGGAAGCTGCCATCCATGCTGCATTCAGAGCTTCTACATTTTTGGATATAGCATCCAAATCCTGTGCCTGATGTGCTGCTTTTAGATTGGCATGTGCATTTTCAATTGCAGATTTTTTCTCTGCCGGAATTTTATCTCCGAATTCTTTTAGTTGTTTATCGGTTTGGAAAATCAGTGAATCCGCTTCATTCAACTTATCTACTTTTTCCCTGGCTTGTTTATCTGCTTCAGAATTTGCCATTGCTTCATTCTTCATACGCTCAATTTCTTCCTTGGACAATCCTGTGGAAGCTTCAATTCTGACATTTTGACGTTTTCCGGTTCCTTTGTCCAGAGCGGAGACATTAAGTATACCATTTGCATCAAGGTCAAAGGAAACTTCTATTTGAGGGATTCCTCGTGCTGCTGGCGGAATGCCGTCCAAAATAAATCTACCTACAGATCTATTGTCTTTTGCCATGGGCCTTTCACCTTGAAGGATATGAATTTCAACGGAAGGCTGATTATCTGCAGCTGTTGAGTAGAGTTTTGATTTCTTGGTTGGAATTGTTGAGTTCGATTCAATAACTACATCATAAACACCTCCCATGGTTTCAATTCCAAGAGACAGCGGTGTTACATCGAGCAAGAGAACATCTTTCACCTCCCCAGTCAATACACCTCCTTGAATTGCTGCACCAATTGCCACCACCTCGTCAGGATTAACTCCTTTATTAGGCTTTCTTCCAAAAAACTCTTCTACAACTTGTTGTATTTTAGGAATCCTCGTTGATCCTCCGACAAGTATCACCTCATCTATGTCATTTTTTGTGAGCCCAGCATCCTTAAGTGCGTCTGCACATGGTTTTAAAGTTCTTTGAACTAACACATCAGCCAATTGTTCGAATTTAGCTCGTGATAACTTAAGGACAAGATGTTTAGGAACACCATCTGTAGCAGTAATATAAGGTAAGTTAATCTCTGTCTCGATTGAAGAAGAAAGCTCAACTTTAGCTTTTTCAGCTGCTTCTTTAAGACGTTGCAAAGCCATTGGATCCTTTCGCAGATCAATATTCTCCTGAGATTTAAATTGGTCTGCCATCCAATCAATGATCACATGATCGAAGTCATCCCCTCCCAAATGTGTATCTCCATTGGTTGATTTTACTTCAAAAACACCATCTCCTAATTCCAAAATAGAAACGTCAAACGTACCTCCTCCCAAGTCATACACGACTATGGTCATATCCTTACTTTTCTTATCCAGTCCGTAAGCTAATGCTGCTGCTGTTGGTTCATTTATAATCCTTTTAATGGTCAACCCAGCTATTTCTCCTGCCTCTTTAGTGGCTTGACGCTGAGAGTCATTAAAATAAGCAGGGACGGTTACTACCGCCTCGGTTACTTCGTGTCCTAGAAAATCCTCTGCAACCTTTTTCATTTTCTGAAGAATTATTGCAGATATTTCCTGAGGAGAATACATTCTGCCATCAATATCTACTCTACAGGTGTTGTTATCGCCTTTGGCAACTTTATATGCCATCCTGGTAATTTCAGTTGCAGACTCATCAAATCTTCTACCCATAAATCTTTTGATAGAAGCAACCGTTTTTTTAGGGTTGGTGATGGCTTGCCTCTTAGCTGGATCGCCCACCTTTCTTTCACCATTATCAAGAAATGCCACGATAGAAGGGGTTGTTCTTCTCCCCTCATCATTTGCAATTACTACAGGCTCATTGCCCTCCATTACGGATACACAAGAATTTGTTGTTCCTAAGTCTATTCCAATTATTTTTCCCATTGTTAAATGATTTATATCAACTCTTTATCAATTGATGTGCCAAGGGAAAAAAAAGAAAATTTGTCAGATTTTTTGCAGATAATATGACAAATAATGACAGATAAAAGACATAGTATATGTCAAAAAGTCATTAGAATTTAAAAGCCAAGCAATCTGGTTTGGTCAACGGTTCTTAGTAGTGACTTAGTTTCCAGACTTATCCCAAAACTTCTCTCTGTCCTATGTATGCTACTGAACAAGCCAAATCCCTCACTCATATTAGAATAACGCGGAATTTCCTGTGAGGCAGTTATCCCGGTGTTCGCATTGACGATTGTGTTAAAATCATAAACTTCGGGCCCCCCTGCCCTTACCATGAAGTCAAGTCTTAAAACCTCTCTTTTAAGAGCGGGATCAACAACCAGATTCTCTTTTAGAAAATTATAAAATTGC encodes the following:
- a CDS encoding DUF2807 domain-containing protein; this encodes MKTSNKLLSSALFIICASILGMIQYSKYFIKDQVELESGREILKNKQLERFTKINLASNFDISIFKGPESIILEGDSILIENLTMEIKDSVLTLNLNGEIKNYSSSGLKIKIYCNQLNEITLLGSGDVTMQDTFKSSHAELTLTGSGSIVGKFSSEILDVSLLGSGEIRNVGNSNHTSATLSGSGDIDLSKTIAQSCTSNLLGSGNIEINCSKTLDIDLTGNGEINYKGTPKLNIKKLGNGEVHAMD
- a CDS encoding acyl-CoA dehydrogenase family protein; this encodes MPIQHTDQIDLIKQSAQDFAEQYIRPYVMEWDEAQHFPIETMKNLGKQGFLGVLVPEKYGGVGLGYQAYITVIEEITKVCSSIGLSVAAHNSLCTGHILAFGNEDQKTKYLPKLATGEWIGAWGLTEANTGSDAIRMQCVAKKDGDYWILNGTKNWITHGISGDVAVVIARSGELLDSNGMTAFIVERGVPGFYGGKKENKLGMRASETAEMIFDNCRIHESQVLGKVGDGFKQAMKVLDGGRISIAALALGIAKGSYEAAVKYSKERQQFGQPISQFQGIGFKLADICVRIEAAELLTRQAGKMKDEGRPMSKESAMAKYYASEVCVHAATEAIQIFGGYGYTKDFPVEKFFRDSKLCTIGEGTSEIQKLVISRAILKE
- a CDS encoding TonB-dependent receptor; protein product: MFIKSICFISLYLLIYQTHAQILSGSVKNQKNEGIEGAIIYFLNSENGTQSDHEGKFVLARNPNQDTILVSYLGFATDTIVLNKGQLNLNLILKEGVQLDEISINSSRPSHSFSLLNPLNVETLSSKEFRKAACCSLAESFQTSNAIDLSYNNAVVSNREIQFLGLRGAYTQQLIENRPVFTGILNTFGFDMIPGTWLSEVNILKGAGSAIYGAQSITGAINTKLVDPESDVPYYLNLYGDYHGRMEGNLHINRKFSSQMQSGIYMHASRHSGFRDHNKDGFYDDARATRLNAMIRNHYASKNWEGQLTLQALRDTRNGGQKITENPYLSSQTINHINLSSKIGYLGFTNPNKSIGSIWDFSYSKLDGSYGKKFGLNAFEYHGLGQIIFSWNSTSTHHKFDFGPVANINYARENLISLSDTNKVLYNQLTGGVFLDYQLKLGHVGECELDRLVLTFSQRMERIEPKKMFWSPRVSARINISEVVTLRASIGRGYRFYRLYSDQINLFSSNKSWNIINTPKYESSWNTGANLVAKPTLFNKELEINFDAYLTWFDQQLIIDLEQNLPENPIVTIFSLNGKSRTGILGATISYPIIDQFTLKVGSRLQSNKVQFTKDYKDQIFIPKWRGMASLDWESGQKKWLWNFTTQVVGPMRFPDKINYPHELSHNREGWSKPYLLAQTQLNYKIKKIDFYIGCDNLTNFTQHDAIIAADSPHSNYFNAVEVFAPINGIKPYIGFKWSFLRNL
- the dnaK gene encoding molecular chaperone DnaK is translated as MGKIIGIDLGTTNSCVSVMEGNEPVVIANDEGRRTTPSIVAFLDNGERKVGDPAKRQAITNPKKTVASIKRFMGRRFDESATEITRMAYKVAKGDNNTCRVDIDGRMYSPQEISAIILQKMKKVAEDFLGHEVTEAVVTVPAYFNDSQRQATKEAGEIAGLTIKRIINEPTAAALAYGLDKKSKDMTIVVYDLGGGTFDVSILELGDGVFEVKSTNGDTHLGGDDFDHVIIDWMADQFKSQENIDLRKDPMALQRLKEAAEKAKVELSSSIETEINLPYITATDGVPKHLVLKLSRAKFEQLADVLVQRTLKPCADALKDAGLTKNDIDEVILVGGSTRIPKIQQVVEEFFGRKPNKGVNPDEVVAIGAAIQGGVLTGEVKDVLLLDVTPLSLGIETMGGVYDVVIESNSTIPTKKSKLYSTAADNQPSVEIHILQGERPMAKDNRSVGRFILDGIPPAARGIPQIEVSFDLDANGILNVSALDKGTGKRQNVRIEASTGLSKEEIERMKNEAMANSEADKQAREKVDKLNEADSLIFQTDKQLKEFGDKIPAEKKSAIENAHANLKAAHQAQDLDAISKNVEALNAAWMAASQDMYSATQAEGQTNDAGAQNNTGSTEPVTDVEFEEVNKG